A region of Thermodesulfobacteriota bacterium DNA encodes the following proteins:
- a CDS encoding BrnA antitoxin family protein, whose amino-acid sequence MKKRPKPEKTDILNPEWTVEDFRRSGNALEVLPPELVETIRKRRQGQRGPQRSPVKAKVTIRLDQRVLEHFKATGRGWQTRINDVLKRLISERKAS is encoded by the coding sequence ATGAAGAAACGACCGAAGCCGGAAAAGACCGACATCCTTAACCCGGAGTGGACCGTCGAGGATTTCCGCAGATCCGGAAATGCTCTCGAGGTTTTACCACCGGAATTGGTGGAAACGATCCGCAAGCGCCGGCAGGGACAGCGGGGGCCTCAGCGATCGCCCGTTAAGGCAAAGGTGACGATCCGGCTGGACCAGCGGGTATTGGAACATTTCAAAGCCACTGGAAGAGGATGGCAAACGCGGATCAACGATGTGCTGAAGCGACTGATCTCGGAGAGGAAGGCTTCGTAG
- a CDS encoding BrnT family toxin has product MRIEFDPLKNERNIAERGISFESADVFEWETARVIEDTRRNYGERRYRAIGMIMERLHAMVITPRQDGIRVIRLRKANRREKRLYEETTEAGKDRHP; this is encoded by the coding sequence TTGAGAATTGAGTTCGATCCCCTCAAGAACGAACGGAACATTGCCGAGCGCGGGATCTCTTTCGAATCGGCCGATGTTTTCGAGTGGGAAACGGCCAGGGTCATCGAAGACACACGTCGAAATTACGGTGAGAGAAGGTATCGGGCGATTGGCATGATCATGGAGAGGTTGCACGCAATGGTCATTACGCCTCGGCAAGACGGTATCCGGGTCATCCGTCTCCGAAAGGCGAATCGAAGAGAAAAGAGGTTGTATGAAGAAACGACCGAAGCCGGAAAAGACCGACATCCTTAA